The Verrucomicrobiota bacterium JB022 genome includes a region encoding these proteins:
- a CDS encoding PEP-CTERM sorting domain-containing protein has translation MSALGASAASATHAAINVEFTGGNGSPLNITLPAIEWVLPDTSIMNDLFIGIGIAVGQMPSFQADTSSVAGDASAWSSDKAGVSFLGASGGFYTNNDFSLLNEGGLIWFGMTYSGTFTEGDTIRFAGGTISNDGVISETFTDGSYEVYLISGGDGSVISNAATLYSPVVPEPSTYAAIAGLGVLGFVALRRRSR, from the coding sequence TTGAGCGCCCTCGGGGCTTCAGCCGCATCAGCCACTCATGCGGCCATCAACGTCGAGTTTACCGGCGGCAACGGCAGCCCCTTGAACATCACGCTGCCTGCGATCGAGTGGGTTTTACCCGACACCAGCATCATGAATGATCTGTTCATCGGCATTGGCATAGCCGTGGGGCAAATGCCCAGCTTCCAAGCAGATACTTCATCTGTCGCGGGCGATGCTTCCGCCTGGAGTAGTGACAAAGCAGGGGTTTCATTCCTGGGCGCCAGTGGCGGCTTTTATACAAACAACGATTTCAGCCTTCTGAATGAAGGGGGGCTCATTTGGTTCGGGATGACTTACAGCGGCACCTTCACGGAAGGCGACACGATTCGCTTTGCCGGAGGCACGATCTCAAACGACGGCGTAATCTCCGAGACTTTCACCGACGGTAGCTACGAGGTATATCTGATATCTGGTGGTGATGGGAGTGTGATCTCGAACGCCGCCACGCTTTACTCGCCAGTCGTCCCCGAGCCCTCGACCTATGCGGCCATTGCGGGGCTGGGCGTGCTGGGCTTCGTCGCCCTCCGCCGCCGCTCCCGCTAG
- a CDS encoding outer membrane beta-barrel protein: MKRLLAPVAFALLGCSAWAVYAPVPEADRGEPLIIEAKVGSRYDSNIFGSHRFEQDSMVALFAPRVKGQASLGDQTFLQANYGLEASHYFDRPGDDTLLNHQLGVVLDYTPDARTFIRASEAVRYINDPKTIIPLGLDVDQSYWSHQSDVHAQWGLLPTIALGARGGLYGIRYDENRLARELDRDDVSAGGEVRWSVLPEVDLVGEANFSNVAYDQQDALRGSDTWDFQGGIDYLPGPRLRMGLRAGVETRERNDGVETDAFTGSISLGYRYLPQSQVSLMVSRELRETTVPDIFPQSKVTMVYLTNEHDLTGHDTLFLTTMLLYEHADLEVSPRFAAFEDDISDDTVRGGLGLSWRYRDNWRADLQYDLDLVTSDTEVREQERHRVSVSLSYSFAPLR; this comes from the coding sequence ATGAAACGTCTGCTCGCTCCTGTTGCTTTCGCTCTCCTGGGCTGCTCGGCCTGGGCGGTCTATGCTCCGGTGCCGGAAGCCGATCGGGGCGAGCCGTTGATCATCGAAGCGAAAGTTGGCAGCCGTTACGACAGTAACATCTTCGGCTCCCACCGCTTTGAGCAGGACAGCATGGTGGCGCTCTTCGCCCCGCGCGTGAAAGGGCAGGCGAGTCTTGGGGATCAGACCTTTTTGCAGGCCAACTACGGGCTGGAGGCGTCGCACTACTTCGACCGCCCGGGCGACGACACACTGCTGAACCACCAGTTGGGCGTCGTGCTCGACTACACGCCCGACGCGCGCACCTTTATCCGGGCTTCCGAGGCCGTGCGCTACATCAACGACCCGAAGACGATCATCCCGCTCGGCCTCGATGTCGACCAGAGCTACTGGAGCCACCAGAGCGATGTGCACGCGCAGTGGGGCCTGCTGCCGACGATTGCCCTGGGCGCGCGCGGTGGGCTCTACGGCATTCGCTACGATGAGAATCGCCTCGCCCGCGAGCTGGACCGCGACGACGTCTCGGCCGGCGGCGAGGTGCGCTGGAGTGTGTTGCCGGAGGTGGATCTGGTCGGCGAAGCGAATTTCTCCAACGTGGCCTACGACCAGCAGGACGCCTTGCGCGGCAGCGACACGTGGGACTTTCAGGGCGGGATCGACTACCTGCCGGGGCCGCGCTTGCGGATGGGCCTGCGCGCGGGGGTGGAGACACGGGAGCGCAACGACGGCGTCGAGACCGATGCCTTTACCGGCAGTATCAGCCTCGGCTACCGCTATTTGCCCCAGTCGCAGGTGTCGCTGATGGTGTCCCGCGAGTTGCGCGAGACGACGGTGCCCGACATTTTCCCGCAGTCGAAGGTGACGATGGTCTACCTGACCAACGAGCACGACCTGACGGGTCACGATACGCTTTTCCTCACCACGATGCTGCTCTACGAGCACGCCGACCTGGAGGTGAGCCCGCGCTTTGCGGCCTTTGAGGACGATATTTCCGACGACACCGTGCGTGGCGGCCTTGGTCTGAGTTGGCGCTATCGCGACAACTGGCGCGCCGACCTCCAATACGACCTCGACCTCGTGACCAGCGACACGGAGGTGCGCGAACAGGAGCGCCACCGCGTCAGCGTCTCCCTCAGCTACAGCTTCGCACCCTTGCGGTAG
- a CDS encoding oxygenase MpaB family protein, with protein sequence MSAVHRNMETPADGAELPDWVFGPGSAMWEVGRELALLVGGPAAATLQTAHPGIALGVARHSRFRENAFHRLRHTLTATWTVGFGTKAEAARVREEMAAIHRRITGPEGARRPQVQDPREGQPDFPLGQDHELQFWVLATLIQGSIEGYERVHGSTTPELRERYYREMQTFGTYFGLPERYGPPDWEAFQVYYQRMIHEPWMASLPECSEIAEAVALPPKPWWAWLAMRPNRFLLAEFLPRPLDAKLGFSSTRWTRFQRRVLDWLLPRMVPLLPAPLRYPPHYLKARKRAKRAGQM encoded by the coding sequence ATGAGCGCTGTCCACCGCAATATGGAAACCCCCGCCGACGGGGCAGAGTTGCCAGACTGGGTTTTTGGGCCCGGCTCCGCCATGTGGGAGGTGGGGCGCGAGCTGGCGCTGCTGGTGGGCGGGCCGGCGGCGGCGACCCTCCAGACGGCGCACCCGGGCATCGCCCTCGGGGTGGCGCGGCACTCCCGCTTTCGCGAAAACGCCTTCCACCGCCTGCGTCATACGCTCACGGCCACCTGGACAGTCGGCTTTGGGACGAAGGCGGAGGCGGCGCGCGTGCGGGAAGAGATGGCGGCGATCCATCGGCGCATTACTGGGCCGGAGGGGGCGCGTCGCCCGCAGGTGCAAGACCCGCGCGAGGGGCAGCCGGACTTTCCGCTGGGGCAAGACCACGAGCTGCAGTTCTGGGTGCTCGCAACGTTGATCCAAGGCAGTATCGAGGGTTACGAGCGGGTCCACGGCTCCACGACGCCGGAGCTACGCGAGCGGTATTATCGCGAGATGCAGACCTTCGGCACCTACTTCGGGCTGCCGGAGCGGTACGGCCCGCCGGATTGGGAGGCCTTTCAGGTTTATTACCAGCGCATGATCCACGAGCCGTGGATGGCCAGCTTGCCAGAGTGCTCGGAAATCGCCGAAGCGGTGGCCTTGCCGCCCAAGCCGTGGTGGGCCTGGCTGGCGATGCGGCCCAACCGCTTCCTGCTGGCTGAATTCCTGCCGCGCCCGCTCGATGCCAAGCTGGGCTTCTCGTCCACTCGCTGGACGCGTTTCCAGCGCCGCGTGCTCGACTGGCTGCTGCCGCGCATGGTGCCGCTGCTACCCGCCCCCTTGCGCTACCCGCCGCATTACCTGAAGGCACGCAAACGCGCGAAACGGGCGGGGCAGATGTAG
- a CDS encoding inositol monophosphatase family protein: MDKVLRHRVNAGRVAVQQQVDFFRKQFGQVPSEWKEDETRVTFADFAISERVFTELRNSFPEDDYCSEESNPLDEVSTLHARYAWVLDPIDGTNNYALGIPFCAISLALLKDGVPVYGILYDFSQDWILEGGPGHGLWRNGKRFTPPPHAFERKDGVVGLHFPIPDRFYDAMRPLLTRYRARVMGSGALNLAYTALGLMDGCIDFKVKVWDIAAASALVAAVGGQIHYLQGPAFPLKHFHVRSPLVPYVGGSAAFCDWVAQNIGLDALKATEE, from the coding sequence ATGGACAAGGTACTACGACATCGGGTCAACGCCGGGCGCGTGGCCGTGCAGCAGCAGGTGGATTTCTTCCGCAAGCAGTTTGGGCAAGTGCCCAGCGAGTGGAAGGAAGACGAAACACGCGTCACCTTTGCCGACTTTGCCATCTCCGAGCGCGTCTTTACCGAGCTGCGCAACTCCTTCCCCGAAGACGATTACTGCTCCGAGGAGAGCAACCCGCTCGACGAAGTCTCGACCCTCCATGCGCGCTACGCCTGGGTGCTCGATCCCATCGACGGCACCAACAACTACGCGCTCGGCATCCCCTTTTGCGCCATTTCGCTCGCCCTGCTGAAAGACGGCGTACCCGTCTACGGCATCCTCTACGACTTCAGCCAGGACTGGATCCTCGAAGGCGGGCCCGGCCACGGCCTGTGGCGCAACGGCAAACGCTTCACCCCACCCCCGCACGCCTTCGAGCGCAAGGACGGCGTGGTGGGCCTGCACTTCCCCATCCCCGACCGCTTTTACGACGCCATGCGCCCGCTGTTGACCCGCTACCGCGCCCGCGTGATGGGCAGCGGCGCGCTCAACCTCGCCTACACGGCCCTCGGCCTGATGGACGGCTGTATCGACTTCAAGGTCAAGGTGTGGGACATCGCCGCCGCCTCCGCCCTCGTCGCCGCCGTCGGCGGGCAGATCCACTACCTGCAAGGCCCCGCCTTCCCGCTCAAGCACTTCCACGTCCGCTCCCCCCTCGTCCCCTACGTCGGCGGCAGCGCCGCCTTTTGCGACTGGGTGGCGCAAAACATCGGGCTGGACGCGCTAAAGGCGACTGAGGAGTGA
- a CDS encoding PEP-CTERM sorting domain-containing protein — MSHAQLILAAAAAITALPTAHAAVYVAFSGGNGSPLSITLPAIEWELPDASGMNAYSSVFGIGIQMGQTPSMARADASTGGDSADWSSNNEEISFSPVDANFYVNNNFDPLNAGGIIWFGMSFTGSFADGDTVNFAGGTISNTSSVAQSFADGNYEVYLISGLSGAVVSGTAAPTSPVVPEPSTYAAVAGLGVLGFVALRRRSR, encoded by the coding sequence ATGTCTCACGCGCAACTCATTCTGGCTGCCGCAGCCGCCATCACCGCTCTGCCCACCGCGCATGCCGCCGTTTACGTCGCATTCTCCGGCGGCAACGGCAGCCCTCTCAGCATTACGCTTCCCGCTATTGAGTGGGAACTCCCGGATGCCAGCGGGATGAATGCATATTCTTCTGTTTTTGGTATCGGCATTCAGATGGGGCAAACGCCAAGCATGGCACGTGCGGACGCCTCGACTGGTGGCGATAGCGCTGATTGGAGCAGCAACAATGAGGAGATCTCTTTCTCCCCTGTTGACGCTAACTTCTATGTGAACAACAACTTCGATCCCCTGAACGCCGGGGGCATTATCTGGTTTGGCATGAGCTTTACCGGCTCGTTTGCTGACGGCGACACCGTCAACTTCGCTGGGGGCACGATCTCAAACACCTCCAGCGTCGCCCAATCCTTTGCCGACGGAAACTACGAGGTATACCTGATCTCCGGGCTTTCTGGAGCAGTGGTTTCGGGAACGGCCGCGCCAACCTCCCCCGTCGTCCCCGAGCCTTCGACCTACGCAGCCGTTGCGGGTCTGGGCGTGCTGGGCTTCGTCGCCCTCCGCCGCCGCTCCCGCTAG
- a CDS encoding 3'-5' exonuclease — MSLPPIHVIDFEGHPRYGVIEYGVATVQDGQVVSSATRLCAPLADIPAADSMVHGLRAPQLSGQAPFADDYQRFVDWRRTGVFAAHNCWVEHRLLKHHWAFPPFVPHWGSAGEQPDWAPWLCTLRLARACWPQLASHGVCEVVTAHGLDAQLEALVAAHCPPDRSRPHCALYDALASALVLCAALEDLGDHPDLLPCLLEPERWITTQAQQAELF, encoded by the coding sequence ATGAGCCTCCCGCCCATCCACGTGATCGACTTCGAAGGACACCCCCGCTACGGGGTGATCGAATACGGCGTGGCCACCGTGCAGGATGGGCAAGTCGTCTCCTCCGCCACCCGCCTCTGCGCACCGCTGGCCGACATCCCGGCGGCAGACTCGATGGTCCACGGCCTGCGCGCCCCCCAATTGAGCGGCCAAGCGCCCTTTGCCGACGACTACCAGCGCTTCGTCGACTGGCGACGCACGGGGGTGTTTGCCGCCCATAACTGCTGGGTCGAGCACCGACTCCTGAAGCACCACTGGGCCTTCCCGCCCTTTGTGCCGCACTGGGGCAGCGCCGGCGAACAACCCGATTGGGCTCCGTGGCTCTGCACCTTGCGACTGGCCCGCGCCTGCTGGCCCCAACTCGCCAGCCACGGCGTCTGCGAAGTCGTGACCGCGCACGGGCTCGACGCCCAACTCGAAGCGCTCGTGGCGGCCCATTGCCCGCCCGACCGCAGCCGCCCGCACTGCGCGCTCTACGATGCGCTTGCCTCCGCTCTGGTGCTTTGCGCTGCCCTCGAAGACCTCGGCGACCACCCCGACCTGCTCCCCTGCCTGCTCGAACCGGAGCGCTGGATCACCACCCAAGCCCAGCAGGCCGAATTGTTTTAG
- the tnpA gene encoding IS200/IS605 family transposase codes for MSSTFSCLHHHIVFSTKNREPWLREEVQERLFHYLGGTVNGLGGQSVVVGGFYDHVHLLVRMRPVDAPAAFVRELKKASSLWMKPHEPAFSWQEGYAIFSTSVSHLDVVELYIRSQHEHHRVRSFAEELEALLQRHGIVYDPAYLV; via the coding sequence ATGTCGTCGACATTTTCCTGCCTGCACCATCATATCGTATTCAGCACCAAAAATCGGGAGCCCTGGCTAAGGGAGGAAGTCCAGGAGCGCCTGTTTCACTATCTAGGCGGGACTGTGAATGGTTTAGGTGGTCAATCCGTTGTGGTCGGAGGCTTCTACGATCATGTGCACCTGTTGGTGCGGATGCGGCCGGTGGATGCCCCGGCGGCTTTTGTGCGTGAGTTGAAGAAGGCAAGCTCGCTTTGGATGAAGCCGCACGAGCCCGCCTTTAGCTGGCAGGAGGGGTATGCGATCTTTTCCACCAGCGTTTCGCATCTGGACGTGGTGGAGCTGTATATCCGCAGCCAGCATGAGCATCACCGGGTGCGGTCATTTGCGGAAGAGTTGGAAGCGCTATTGCAGCGGCATGGGATCGTGTATGATCCAGCGTATTTGGTGTAG